A window of the Thermodesulfobacteriota bacterium genome harbors these coding sequences:
- a CDS encoding AMP-binding protein: MHIGEMLARNARLYPNDVALVERVPEKGIRREITWRQFDEQANRFANVLLNKGIKKGDKVIHLMMNSLEWLVAYFGIIRTGAWAVPLNFRFTSGDIKYCCEVAEPKGLVFGEEFIDRVTAIKDELPTVKDYIFVGKDVPSFADSFEQALEKVPSTAPEVPIGYDDPCGLYFTSGTTGQPKPILLTHKNMVCACITENHHHYQTRKDTFVLIPPLYHTGAKMHWFGSFIVGGKGVILKGVQPEWILQTMSEEKASIIFLLVPWAQDILVKLDSGEVKLDRYDLRHWRLMHIGAQPVPPSLVKHWKEYFPKMQYDTNYGLSESTGPGCVHLGIENEHKVGAIGLPGFNWEARIVDEEGNDVRKGEVGELVVRGDGVMREYYKNPEATAKAIRKGWLYTGDMGRVDEDDFIYLVDRKKDLIICGGENVFPVEVEDFLHTLPGVKDVAAIGFPDERLGEIVGVIVEVVPGKTLTEEEVLKFCEALPKYKRPRKVFFGEVPRNPTGKIEKPKLRKKYIGTEEAFRIK, from the coding sequence ATCCATATCGGAGAGATGCTCGCACGAAATGCAAGGCTCTACCCCAACGACGTCGCCCTGGTGGAGCGGGTTCCCGAAAAGGGGATCAGAAGGGAGATCACCTGGAGGCAGTTCGATGAACAGGCCAACCGTTTTGCCAATGTCCTGTTGAATAAGGGAATCAAGAAGGGGGATAAGGTCATCCACCTCATGATGAACTCCTTGGAATGGCTCGTGGCCTACTTTGGAATCATCCGGACCGGTGCCTGGGCCGTACCCCTCAATTTTCGTTTCACCAGTGGCGATATCAAATATTGCTGCGAGGTGGCCGAACCCAAAGGTCTGGTCTTCGGTGAGGAATTTATCGATCGGGTGACCGCCATCAAGGACGAACTTCCCACGGTGAAGGACTACATCTTCGTCGGCAAAGACGTCCCCTCTTTTGCGGACTCCTTCGAACAGGCCCTCGAGAAGGTTCCTTCCACCGCGCCCGAGGTCCCTATTGGCTACGATGATCCCTGCGGCCTCTACTTTACCTCTGGAACGACGGGACAGCCGAAACCGATCCTCCTCACCCACAAGAACATGGTCTGTGCCTGCATCACGGAGAATCATCACCACTACCAGACTCGAAAGGACACCTTCGTCCTCATCCCACCCCTCTATCACACCGGCGCCAAGATGCACTGGTTCGGGAGTTTCATCGTGGGCGGAAAAGGGGTGATCCTCAAAGGGGTTCAACCCGAATGGATCCTTCAAACCATGAGCGAAGAGAAGGCCTCCATCATCTTCCTGCTCGTCCCCTGGGCCCAGGATATCCTCGTAAAGCTCGATAGCGGTGAGGTCAAACTCGACCGCTATGACCTGAGGCACTGGAGGCTGATGCACATCGGCGCCCAGCCCGTCCCGCCCTCGCTGGTGAAACACTGGAAGGAGTACTTCCCCAAGATGCAGTATGACACCAATTACGGCCTCAGCGAGTCGACCGGGCCGGGATGTGTCCACCTCGGCATCGAGAACGAACACAAGGTGGGCGCCATCGGCCTGCCGGGATTTAACTGGGAGGCCCGTATCGTGGACGAGGAAGGCAACGATGTCCGGAAGGGAGAGGTGGGAGAGCTGGTCGTCAGGGGAGACGGGGTGATGAGGGAGTATTATAAAAATCCGGAGGCCACGGCCAAGGCCATCCGGAAGGGTTGGCTCTATACGGGAGACATGGGAAGGGTCGATGAGGACGATTTCATCTACCTCGTCGATCGAAAGAAAGACCTGATCATCTGTGGCGGTGAGAATGTCTTTCCCGTGGAGGTGGAGGATTTCCTTCACACCCTGCCCGGGGTCAAGGACGTGGCGGCCATTGGGTTTCCGGATGAACGCCTCGGGGAGATCGTGGGGGTTATCGTGGAGGTCGTCCCCGGGAAGACCCTGACCGAAGAAGAGGTGCTGAAGTTCTGCGAGGCCTTGCCCAAGTATAAACGGCCCCGGAAGGTCTTCTTCGGAGAGGTCCCCCGGAATCCAACGGGAAAGATCGAAAAACCGAAATTGAGAAAGAAGTACATCGGCACGGAGGAAGCCTTCCGGATCAAATAA
- a CDS encoding acyl-CoA dehydratase activase yields the protein MGIALGIDIGSAVSKGVALHPEGLLSSFDCPSGGHLRSTAEKVRTALLERAGIAATQNLRTVATGYGAKQVYYADEVRPEVACLAKGISSLLPSVRTVIDIGDLYTKVLHTDGKGGVTNFVLSGKCAGGSGRILQVMAKVLQVKVEEIGELSLKSTRRVEFNTGCAVFAESEAISRLSQETKKEDLLAGLHRALAAQIQSLAERIGIEKDVALTGGGALDIGLVAAFRELWGEAILVPANPNLVAALGAALFAREGLGPSIESL from the coding sequence ATGGGGATTGCCCTCGGGATCGATATCGGATCGGCGGTTTCGAAAGGGGTGGCCCTCCATCCGGAAGGCCTCCTCAGCTCGTTCGATTGCCCCTCCGGTGGACATCTCCGATCGACCGCGGAAAAGGTGAGGACGGCCTTGTTGGAGCGTGCAGGAATCGCCGCCACCCAAAACCTTAGGACGGTGGCCACCGGGTACGGGGCCAAACAGGTCTATTATGCCGATGAGGTCAGACCCGAGGTCGCCTGCCTGGCCAAGGGCATCTCCTCACTCCTCCCTTCCGTGAGGACGGTGATCGATATCGGAGACCTCTATACCAAAGTCCTCCACACCGATGGGAAGGGGGGGGTAACGAACTTTGTTTTAAGCGGAAAATGCGCGGGAGGCAGCGGAAGGATCCTTCAGGTGATGGCCAAGGTCCTCCAAGTCAAGGTGGAGGAGATCGGTGAACTCTCTTTGAAATCGACCCGGAGGGTCGAATTTAACACCGGATGTGCGGTCTTTGCGGAGTCGGAGGCCATCTCCCGGCTCTCTCAAGAGACGAAAAAGGAGGACCTCCTCGCGGGTCTCCACCGCGCCCTGGCAGCGCAGATCCAGAGCCTCGCCGAACGGATCGGCATCGAGAAGGATGTGGCCCTCACCGGAGGGGGCGCCCTGGACATCGGTCTCGTAGCGGCCTTCCGAGAGCTTTGGGGAGAGGCGATCCTGGTCCCGGCCAACCCCAATCTGGTGGCGGCCTTAGGCGCTGCCCTTTTTGCAAGGGAAGGGCTCGGCCCATCGATTGAAAGCCTCTAA